Genomic segment of Danio aesculapii chromosome 25, fDanAes4.1, whole genome shotgun sequence:
caaacttaCAAAAAGCTGTAATGTAAGAGAAGCTGTCTATTCCAAAATTAAATGTGACAAAAATGGTTATATTAacgttatataaaaaaaaaaaaacagcatgaacACTAATAGGAAAAGGTCATTTGTATTCTATTtgtatgtaattatatgtaaatatatgttagTATAAACCTTTTTCTTGGAACACAAAaatacccattatgctttgcatgtatgcgcaaggagaatgttAAGaaccggtcggcagctgatgcatgtaaacagtcacattcagacagctttgaaacaatagttttaatctattttacctgctaTTATCATCTTTAAACTGacactgttgtcgatcagcgccacctcctggactgagcattttaaaaaatgtgatttaataggatggaaaacaactgctgtggggcattttcccctcgttgtcagacggcatcttctgctgtttatatgaagcctcgtcatcgctaaagtcacctgtactgtcccactaacacactgatttaataattgacaaagtgaaaataaattgacattttgaaatgacagaaaaacacaaaccgtggaaaatacaacacactaaatgaaacataaatggCTCGCGATTAGaatgaacatgcaaatcagccagcagagtatcagtaacgcaCTTTTATTGGCCATTTTTGTAAACTGCATGACttgcatacctgttaagtttcatgccagtaatctggttagctctataatgcagtgaagtagtgcgtgcgtgcgtgcgtgcgtgtgtgtgtgtgtgtattgaagcGCCACtaagctaacagctgacaggccggggaaacacacacacattgtatttctgacggcagacacgtgaactaggagaacgtttttctcgcgCACTTGaatcacatctgacagattataacggctttaacacacacctttcaaagttgtgcgtCACAAAAACAGTATTATTCAACTATTGAAAcccaaattactggttgtaaacgctgtaaacggaagttcctAGAATTCTACCGGAAGACACTGGTCGCTATGCGCCCTttatgcagcagccaagaaaaagatctatagaaacatggtgcctgtcaatcacttaggtgggtggggaaaaccgcactcctacatcacgttgcggtgggccatAAAATCaatgggatttgggtcctatttttatgtcagaaattttttaaaaagacattagaAGCGTTTATATCTCCAAAATATGACAATATGATGGAcaaactatacctacacacagttctgtccaaacagcttacaaaagtggattttcatcataggtccATCAAAGTGCTGGGATCGACACAATCCctttatgttgttccaacacaaatcaatcaagtattaacataatgtgttttttattttaatttttacaaatttaagttgattgaacattaataaaacaataaagttgtcacCTTTCTCCCAATAAAAGCAAATTAAACTCAAGAGTCGTGTTTCtgctaatttaaaataagttttaacaaGTAGCAAATACTTTGAGTGTGTACTGACTTTCCTattaaaatggggggggggggggggactagaAACAAGAAGTGCTTACGTTTTCTCAGATCTTGTCTTGTTTCTGTTGGCAAGTAGTGGTTTAGTCAAACCACCATAACTAATGAATCAGGGCCTTTACTTACACTGCACAAAAATGCTGGCtttcacacaatcaatttgtgttggacaacatggagaaattaagttaacttgtacatttttacaaatttaagtggattgaacttaaaacaattaagttgtcctccaaaaaactcaagaattgtgttgtttcagctcattctaaCTGTACTTTGAGCAAACAGCAGATGTATTTTTAGTGTAAAAATTAAGATAAATAAAAGGTTAAGCAAATATTTGTTATGATAGCAAAATTTTAAATATGATCATAAATTCTTCATATTTAGTGCAGAATATGACAGCCTGAAAAGAGGAAGTTGTTAGTTGTATTCTTAAAGCTAGTTTTCAGTGAAATGTGAAAGTTCCTTATACATGAACAATAAAGCAGAAAAAGAATGGGGAAAAGGAAGAGCTAAAAACAAACTCTTATTCCTCAGAAATGGATTTACATGAACGTGTTTGTGAGGAATATCTCTCAGATGTGTATATAAGGAGAGGTTCAGAGCTCTTTCTGGACACATCAGCTCTGAGATCCTCAAGCTCTACAAAACATCTCCTGATTCCTTCTGTGATTGAGAAGAAACATCTAGAAGAATGAGAAGCCTGATGTTTCTGCCTGTTCTGGTGCTCTTCTGCTCTCTGCAGGACACTTCATGTGGTAAGTGCTCTTTTTCATTTtgaatataatgttttattataatattttttaatgtacagaTTTGTGATATTGTGTCTGTCTTTATTTTTCAGCTACAAATGCAATTATATCAGCAAATTCAGTCTGCTGTGAAGGGTTCACTAATATAAACATCCCTCTGAGGAAGATAGTGTCTTACCAGTGGACCACCAGTACATGTGCAACAAAAGCCATTGTGTGAGTGTCATCTCAAACATTATTTCaaactgtaaaaccaaccagaTTTTTTGAATTCTGAAATTGTCTTATTTCTTTTTGTATATTCCCATTTTAGGTTTAACACAATCGCAGGAAAAGCGATCTGTGTAGATCCTGACAACACCTTGGTGAGCGGCCAAGTTGCTAAACTGGACAAAAAAACATCATCTGCTTTATCCACATCTGCTACAACAAAAGCTCCTGCATCCACATCTGCTACAACATCATCTCCTGAATCCACATCTGCTACAACATCATCTCCTGCATCCACATCTGCTACAACATCATCTCCTGCAACCACATCTGCTACAACATCATCTCCTGCATCCACATCTGCTACAACATCATCTCCCGAATCCACATCTGCAAAAGCATCATCTCCAGCATCCACATCTGCAACATCATCTCCTCCATCCACATCTTCTACAACAGAAACCTTTACTACAGCAGAGTTTCACCGCACCACACTTTAAATGTTTCTGCAGTTCTTTGGCAACTTTGTTTTTGATATTGTATATTCACatattgtatttacatatttcatgtgtaaacgaatattttctaatgttctgaaaTGTTTTATGCTAAATGTGACTCTTTTATGCtaaatgtttatctttttaaataaaattataataattatcattatgtAGTGAtgttttttccttcttttctGGATTTCCTTGAAAGCGATGTCTCTTTAATCAgcattcaaatgtatttaattcttagtacacctttttaaaatgctgtttttaagGAAAGACAGGCACAACCACTGGGTTAATTACaagaaaaactaataataaacaaaaaaatgaaaaataaaatatataatttaaaataaaaataaaaaaaatcacatattcacagcctttgctcaatactttgttgatacaCTTTTCGTTGATGCGCTTCACTTCTCTTAGGGATTTTtccaaactcacttaaaactgcagttgttaaacccctcttgaagaggagcaacctggataataccctattgagcaattacaggcccatctcaaatctccctttcattggcaaaatcattgaaaaagttgtttttaaccaggttaacaagttcttaaacttcaaggggtgtttagacaattttcaatctggtttcagaccacatcacagtacagagcgTGCTCTTATAAAGatactaacagtgctggtactgctcgatctcagtatCGATcgcagcatacttctggataggctggaaaactgggttgggctgtctgggacggtcctcaaatggttcagatcttaccttgaagggagaggttacaatgtcagtataggtgatcaaaggtcaaggtggacacccatgacatgtggagttcCACAAGGCttgattctggcacctctcctgttcaacctttatatgctccctctgagccaaataatgagaaaaaaaacatatcttctaccacagctatgctgatgacactcagatctacctagccttactgcctaatgactacaacCCCAgactctgccaatgcattgatgaaattaacaattggatgtgccaaaactttcttcagttaaacaaagagaaaactgaagtgattgtgtttgtgaacagagatgaggttctcaaggtgaatgcgtaccttggctctaagggtcaaacaacaaaaaataaggtcaagaatcttggtgtgactctggagtcagatctgagtttcaatagtcatatcaaagcagttagtaaatcagcatactatcatctcaaaaacattgcaagaattagatgctttgtttccagtgaagacttagagaaacttgttcatgcttttatcagcagtagggtggattactgtaatgaccttgcagctcatccagaacgctgcggccagaattctgaccagaaccaggaaatcagagcacatcacacctgtccgcaggtctttacactggctcccagttaccttcagaatagattttaaagtattattactggtctataaatcactaaatggccttggacctcaatacattacagatatgctcactgaatacaaacctaacagatcactcagatcgttaggatcatataaactagaaattccaagagctcagtcaaagcagggtgaatcggccttcagctactacacccctcgctgctggaatcagctcccagaaatgatcagatgtgctccaacattaggcacattcaaatcaagacagaaaacacatctgtttagctgtgcctttactgaatgagcactgtgctacgtccgacagatcgaactactatgttttccacttcttttttattcttttataacacattttatgcttttttttttttttattttaccatttttattatttgtttttatttttcttatacttgtttcttttatcactgtttatgtaaagcaccttgaattgccactgtgtatgaaatgtgctatataaataaacttgccttgccttgccttttggcagcaattacagccttaagactttttgaatatgatgccacaagcatcacctgtctttgggaatttttgcccattcctctttgcagtacctctcaagctctatcaggttgaatgggaagcgatggcgtacagccattttcagatctctttcAGATGTTCAACAGAATTTAGGTCTGGCCCCCCACCGGGGAGAGAGCAAGTTCCCTTTTCTCCAGATGGCCTGTCTCAGGAGCGCTTCACAGTCCgttttactggacttagcggcgccctggggcggggagCAATGGTTGTTTGCAAGATGCACGACGTAGCCACTTGGCCGAAGGGGGAAGGCGGGAGCGGGGCAGCTCTCGTAGACGGGCGCTTTTGGCGATAAGCAGTAGATGTGGATGGTTCAGCGGGGGAAGCGGTCTTACATCCCAGCCGATAGATGACTCCACCCCTCATATCCGACTGCACTGTCGTGAATTTCTGGATGAATCCACCGATGGTGTCTCCGAACAGGCCATATGGGGTTCACATCAAAAACTGATCTAATTCGCACATATCTTTTGCCAGGTTAGCccgaccactaatgtggccatcgtccttcccagggcacacgcaGCGGACTTGAGGTCCGTGGACCTCAGTCGGGTGCGGGGCTTGTAACAAGcctcgtgcagctgggccagctCACGCAGGCTGTGTGGCTCTGGCTCCGGGGAGGCAGAAAACCGACACGCTTTGGACGAGAGACTAGGCTGACTCCAGCAGAAAGAGTCACCACGCAGGCCCGCAGTGGAACTCTCCAGTCGCTAGCTCTGGCTCCAGGGAGGCAGAAAACTGACATGCTTTAGACGGGATACAAGGCTGACCCCAGCAGAAAGAAGCACCACGCAGGCCTGCAGTGGCACTCTCAATCTGGGGAATCGACTCGTAAACCCTGGCTGCTTCACCATCAAGGGTGACAAGGCGGAGGCGCACGCAGATCatgcagaaaaaggtgccctccaagactgcgtgagcccactgtgcacttccgggaagaaaggCATGGGAGGCTAGTCGGTCCGGCTgcagggctgggggataaaccatctccagtccagcggccgaagcagcccgggaaagcaTGGTTATCATGTCTGTTTCTAGATTCACCGCCGCGCTCGCTCCCGAGGGGAGGGAGTGGAGGAAGGGAATCCTTTATCAGCCAATGACAGCCCGTCCTCAGATGCAGAGGTGGACATCTGAGCCTCAGTGTCATCAAGCGAAAGGGCGGAGCCATCCGAGAACAGATCGCTTCTCTCACTCGAAGCTTGGAAGGAGCGTGTGGAGGAGCGAAAGGTCCGCAATCCTGAGGGCAGcagatttactcccactgtaaccctcagatctgcccgggTGTCCAGCTGCGGAGcaggggtgggtggctcttttgcaagagtgagtcacgatcttaactgcgcaacagacatgccatCGCAGTGATGGCAAGCACTGCTCGCAGCactaacatgctggacccccagacatgcaacgcagtgctcgtgccaatcatccggggacaggaaaccactGCATCCTGAAAAGGACACACTGCAcgactgtgttgctcttttaggtgaAAGTGCAATATACAAACCGCTCTAAAGGGCTGGACCCAAAGAACGCTAGGCAAGGGAGTAAACCCAGCTTGACTGTCTGCCGCCATGTGTACCACACTCTGGACAAGGAGACAGCTTTCGTTCGCTCGAAATTGCTGTAGTTCAGCAGGAAGAACCCCTTATCGACTCTCTCAGAAGGCTGTGAAGTCTCTGAATTGAAAAGGATGCCTCTGCCTTGCTCTCGCTGTGCTTATATTGCCAAATTGATTGCAACGAGCATCGGCTGCacaagctgacgctgccaactcattggcatttcattggcccgattatatactctttcagacgattggctttctgaacgaaatccccatagtggaagtttccacatagcatttccgttccccccctcggggaacgagggttactttagtaaccggagCGTTCTTGTCTTAGGATAACTTTGATtaacatttttgatccactttaaatgttgacaaaTAACATACACAACAGCTAATAGAATATAAATAGAGTAACTTCTAATGAATACACTAAAGGAGGAAACTGGTAAGatgcttaaaataaatatgtatttttaaactattaactATAGTGCTGCAAAGAAgtacaataaatttttttttttggctaatcAATTACAATTCACAAAACTCAAATATTTAGAAGATAATATACAGGAATCAGACAGTGAAATTCATTACtttttaagcactttttaaagactctttccatacattttaggACCTTATTGCCACTTCAGGTTTCAACCGGTAACATTGACTGGTGACATTTTAACTTATTGTATATTTACCAAATACAGACTGTAAGAAAGCACAACTAAAGATTCGCTTGTGGTAACtctttttaaatgcaatataATCAGAAGGATGGGAATGAAGCACAAGGCAATAATTAACCTGACTACCGCTACGAAAAGCtcagaagaaaataaaacaataattagaaAACCATGTGGGGCTATCGAGACTTCTGACAGTGACTCGCAAGTATGAGCACATATTCCCAGTTCTTTCTTCTCTGGGCCAGTTGCCTGTTAGGTCACGGactgattttaaatgattaatttttaaaTTCTTAAATAATCTTGCACCACCTTACTTATCAGATCACCTACATGTTTTTAATCCTGGTAGGTCACTAAGATATTCTGATCAGTTTATTCTATCTGTACCAAGGTCCCGGTGTGAGCGAAGTGGGGATTGGGCTTTTGGCTGTTATCGCTCCAAAAGTCTGGAATAAGCTTCCACCCCACATTAGACACGCTCCAACTTGATCTGTTATTAAAAAGCTTCTGAAACCGCAtctttgttctttagcatttaagcctttttaatgttgaggggtttgccttatgttttaattgttatgtgatgtaggacttattttaattagtattgattgtgttcagcaaTTTGGGCAACGTTGTGTTGTGAaacatgtgctatataaataaactaactaaactaactaGCTTTAGCAAACTCTCTGACCtttaaatgagttaataaaacttcCATTAAATACAACTTAACACATTCATCTATAACGACACTTTTTTTTCATGGCGACTGCTCATTCCATATTTTAGAAACCAGAAAAAGTATGTGACAATTTTTCAAGTCACCATAATAATatgtatagtaataataataataataataataataataataataataatatgagtaAATAAATGGCATACATTTTATCTGGCTAAAGAGTTTCCATGAAATATTTGGTCCATATGTAGATTTGGTCTAACCAAACATTTCatcttacaattttttttcttgcagCCAATGTGACTGTGAAAGAAAGCTGCATTTCCTGTCATTACATTTGCATTGTAGTTCTGTGAAGCAGTTTAACTGGCTGAGTGGCTACTCTATTAGactgtgagagaaaaaaaaccacTAAAAACAAGAAGTGATTGTTTTCTAAGAGCAAGTCTTGTTGTTCTGGAGTAGTGGTTTAACCCTCTGCGGTCTGAAGAGGTTTTAATGTGTTGGCACgcactgacatttttttttccagtttcttATAAATATGTTAAAGTCGATGCTGCATTTTTGAGGAAAAATACATATGCCTGTTTTTACTTTTCAATGTCATTGAAATAAGGCTAAAACAGACAGTAAATGTGTATATACAGCTTTTGCTAACTTTTACTAACAAAACAATTCACATTAAACAATATATTAACTTACATTTGGTAAGATATTTTTTGTTGGAGAGACAATATATGTGTGAGGGGTTTGTTATGAATATTGATGTCAATTGAGACCATTGTCGAATGGGCCATCTGTGTGTGATGGACAGTCAATGAGGAGACCAAAACATGAAAACATTAATTTGTCTTTAGTTTATGTATTTCTTAGTccaaaagataaatataaataatcaaagCTCACTGTGATCTAAACAGTCTAGAACATTTACATCCCTTTGTGGCAAGTTCCTGTTCCATCGTAGACATACTTGCCTTGCTGATGCTTTTGCTATGTAGTTCTCTGTGATTTTCCACCGTACAATGTGATTATGCTGATATAGCTTTCCATTTGTAACTTCCCAAAATGTTTTGCACACAGTGTATATGAACATTGTTATGTATTCAGGTTTCACTGTACTTTAACATATGTACAGTATGAAACCacctttttgcatttaaaatgatattaataatatcaatatattcAAAGCTCTCTTATATTGTACATGAGAAACTAATTTACTATTGTTTAGCACATTATAAACAGAGGTTTGTGAAGATTTAGACAGTttgctttgcatttatttaataaaaatacaataaacattaattcattaatttttcttttcgacttagtccctttattaatccggggtcaccacagcagaatgaacctccaaagcacgtttttatgcagcggacgcccttccagctgcaacccatctctgagaaacatccatacatactcattcacactcatacactacagacaatttttagcttacccaattcacctgtaccgcatatctttggactgtgggggaaaccggagcacccagaggaaacccatgcaaacgcagggagtacatgcaaactccacacagaaacaccaactgacccagccgaggctcaaaccagtgaccttcttgataggaggcgacagcactaactgcGCCACTGCCTCACCATACAATAAACAGTAGTATTATAAtaactgtttttaatgtaaatatgaattcatatatatatatatatatatatatatatatatatatatatatatatatatatatatatatatatataaaatggcttTTCATCATATATTTtcagcaatattttaaaaataacagcctttttaaataaaatatgttgtcgTTATTTTGATTCTTATACAATTGAATAAGCATCAGTTTAATTAAACACAGTAACTAAGCAAATCAAGGACTTTACCTTTGAGTGAGGATTCAAAGTTGGTCTTTTTATGATAGCAAAAATTTAGATTTGATCATAAACTTAGCTGCAATATGACAGGTCTGAAATGAGGAATTACATGATTTACATGAATGTGTTTATGAGGAATACCTCTCAGATGTGAATATAAGGAGACGGTCAGAGCTCATTCTGAACACATCAGCTCTGAGATCTTCAAGCTCTACAAAACATCTCCTGATTCCTTCAGTGATTGAGAAGAAACATCTAGAAGAATGAGAAGCCTGATGTTTCTGCTGGTCCTGGTGCTCTTCTGCTCTCTGCAGGACACTTCGAGCGGTGAGTGCTCTTTATCATCTTTAATGTTCTCTGAGTATTTTTATGGCCAGTGTTCATTtgtttttcccagagatgggttgcggctggaaggacatccgctgcgtaaaacatgtgctggataagttggcagttcattccgctttggcaaccctggattaataaaggggctaagccgaaaagaaaatgaaggaatgaatgttcatttgttgcattttgttttacaatagagacaacaagatgttTTGTCTTTGTTTGATGTACGGATTTGTAATATTGTGCATGTCATTTTTCAGGTTCATTTGCAGTTATGTCAGCAAACTCAGTCTGCTGTATAGGAAATTTCACTGAAATAAAGGTCCCTGTGAAGCAGATATTGTCTTACCAGTGGACCACCAGTGACTGTCTCACAAAAGCCATTGTGTGAGTGTCatcttaaacattattttattttcaaaccgCTTTCTATCGCAGTTCCATTTTAAACTTTGATTTAATTTTGTTCTGTGCTTTTTCGCTCAGGTTTACGacaaaaggagaaaaaaagatCTGCGTAGATCCAGAGTCCACTTTTGTGAAAAGACAACTCGCTAAAATGGACAACAGAGCAAAAGAGTCTAAGCCTTCTGTTTAAACTTTGCTAACTCATATATTGGATCTTTTGTACTATTTCTGATGTGATTTATTGTGAAAATAATTTATGCAAGTGGTTcagttgttttaataaaatataaattaaatatatatatattgtaatgtttgttcttgtaatgttttattttaattcgtTGTTTCAAAGATTTCAGAAGACTAACATTAAAGAATAATTAAATACAGCTATTTTAGCAACATATATAAACAAGAATCTGGAAATTTCTACTTATATGAGTAGAGAAGTCTCTTATAAGTAGAAATTTACAGattcttgttttcatttttaacttggataatagttttaatactatTATACACtgataatagtttaataacagtgtattaatgaataataagtgaataataagttcattattacATGGACTCAATGgagtagtggttagtgcgttgacacgctcatggcgacctgagttcgattcctgccttgaGATCATATGTCGATCCTTCCCAACGcattcctgtcaatactctctactgttctATTCATTAAAGGTGAACaggtgaccccccccccccccccccatttacaTGAACAAGTTAAGCCAATCTGATTTGTATACAATGAAATTCATACATGAAAACCTTGTAAAACTTGCaaaacaaaatactttttttggtcccactttatattttgttttgaacTAATATGTACTTCAAATATACTTAATGTGTTTGTAATGTATTGTAGAACACTTCTGAAGCTATTGAAGTGGGATATGGGTAAGGTTAGGgaaaggtttggtggtatgggtagtaGGTTAAACaatgggttaaggtgtaagggatggtcaaaagtgtaattataaatgtaattgcaGATGTTATTACATATAGCCAagtataagtacaatgtaaaaacgtATTTACCCAATCATAATATAACAAATTATTGATTTCAGTGTAAATACATactagttaaggccacttaatataaagtgggactgcATTTTTTCTATGCAGATAAAAGGTGAAACTTTAGTAATGACCACTAATCATTGTCTTCGGTTTTATATGTGAGCAACGGCTCTAATATTGACTgaaaaaaattcagatttgatTATAAAACCTTCAGATTT
This window contains:
- the LOC130219555 gene encoding uncharacterized protein LOC130219555; amino-acid sequence: MRSLMFLPVLVLFCSLQDTSCATNAIISANSVCCEGFTNINIPLRKIVSYQWTTSTCATKAIVFNTIAGKAICVDPDNTLVSGQVAKLDKKTSSALSTSATTKAPASTSATTSSPESTSATTSSPASTSATTSSPATTSATTSSPASTSATTSSPESTSAKASSPASTSATSSPPSTSSTTETFTTAEFHRTTL